From a single Petrotoga sp. 9PW.55.5.1 genomic region:
- a CDS encoding alpha/beta hydrolase: MFEDVRKIDFSYKRGDIDFSRAFINKGENFRESLVKFYSKYYSPKKGTETVEVFIFEPKGKVLGVGLILHGLGTKNISYILKMGKYFSRLGIRAIVPILPENYTRTSHGSMSGKNYFSSDINTILNTWEHAVVDVLSIIDFLKMNKLWHEKNFMVGYCLGGMVSVIANALNPSIDHTFIIASGGNMAELIWDSPTLEYTRRELLDNAKVSAYLNDRERLVSTINKSFEKISQYHTVSDILNSDIHPLMKVDPAVYAKFLLREKVTYLEARFDRTLPKSTRNLLWKNLGKPRKILIPIDHISWLPFQRLISNIIINEMRFEGIGYRPINLRYLAKSYK; encoded by the coding sequence ATGTTTGAAGATGTGAGAAAAATTGATTTTAGTTATAAAAGAGGAGATATAGATTTTTCACGGGCTTTTATAAATAAGGGGGAGAATTTTAGAGAATCCTTAGTCAAATTTTATTCAAAATATTATTCACCGAAAAAAGGAACAGAAACTGTTGAAGTATTTATTTTTGAACCTAAAGGGAAGGTATTAGGGGTAGGACTTATTCTTCATGGTTTGGGCACGAAAAATATCTCTTATATTTTAAAAATGGGGAAATATTTTTCTCGGTTGGGGATAAGAGCTATAGTACCAATATTACCAGAGAATTACACTAGAACATCTCATGGTTCAATGAGCGGTAAAAATTATTTTTCAAGTGATATCAACACCATTTTAAACACATGGGAACACGCTGTGGTTGATGTATTGTCTATAATAGACTTTTTAAAAATGAATAAACTTTGGCATGAAAAGAATTTTATGGTTGGATATTGTCTAGGGGGAATGGTATCTGTAATAGCTAATGCTTTAAACCCATCAATTGATCATACTTTTATAATAGCCAGCGGTGGCAATATGGCTGAACTCATATGGGATTCTCCAACTTTAGAATATACAAGAAGAGAACTCCTAGATAATGCTAAAGTATCCGCTTATTTGAACGATAGAGAAAGACTCGTAAGTACAATTAACAAATCTTTTGAAAAAATATCGCAATACCATACTGTTTCAGATATATTAAATTCTGATATTCACCCACTAATGAAAGTGGACCCTGCAGTATATGCTAAATTTTTGTTGAGAGAAAAGGTAACTTATTTGGAAGCAAGATTTGATAGAACTCTTCCAAAAAGCACAAGAAATCTCTTGTGGAAAAATTTAGGAAAACCCCGAAAAATCTTGATACCTATAGACCACATTTCTTGGTTGCCTTTTCAAAGGTTAATTTCAAACATTATTATCAACGAAATGAGGTTTGAAGGTATAGGCTACCGACCAATTAACCTTAGATATTTAGCAAAATCATATAAATAA
- a CDS encoding isochorismatase family protein: MDNNDIFDITDQILKTLTLSSTNTGILCVDCQNGFTERCPDELPVEGTTEEWIDQLNNFLSVMRQNGFKIFASMDDHPENHMSFNKWPVHCVKGTYGNQLFIKTYDFLIKKGIHINGDSYSAFYKNILDNEPSELDNLLKENEIENLIVLGLAGDVCVISTIEDAIKRGYKVYPVSRFIKSVNKKSIKEIIEEKFGKIL, translated from the coding sequence ATGGATAATAACGATATTTTCGACATAACTGACCAAATTTTAAAAACTCTAACTCTTTCTTCAACCAATACGGGTATATTATGTGTAGATTGCCAAAATGGATTTACAGAAAGGTGTCCTGATGAATTACCGGTTGAAGGAACCACAGAAGAATGGATCGATCAATTAAATAATTTTTTATCAGTTATGAGGCAAAACGGATTTAAAATTTTCGCAAGTATGGATGATCATCCAGAAAATCATATGTCTTTTAATAAATGGCCTGTTCATTGTGTTAAAGGAACTTATGGAAATCAGTTGTTTATAAAAACTTATGATTTCTTGATTAAAAAAGGAATTCATATAAATGGAGATAGTTATTCCGCTTTTTATAAGAATATTTTAGATAATGAACCTTCTGAGTTAGACAACTTACTAAAAGAAAATGAAATTGAAAATTTAATAGTTTTAGGATTAGCTGGAGATGTTTGTGTAATATCTACAATAGAAGATGCTATAAAAAGAGGTTATAAAGTTTACCCTGTATCCAGGTTTATTAAATCAGTAAATAAAAAATCAATTAAAGAAATAATAGAAGAAAAATTTGGAAAAATCCTGTAA
- a CDS encoding YdcF family protein, which yields MLYDIFTAFIEIPGIFIFITLILLMLKFIKDKKFYYSLLVLSITFYAFSSGWFAKLLVFPLENKYEPLEISKIRPLNEPSIIIILGGGIIPETPGRELGELSHSAMKRVYQGFLLYQQLNSPIIVTGGKLMGMQVAEATVMKNELIKLGVEPENIFVEEQAKNTKQNAELSMQIVENYKIEKVFLVTSAIHLPRAMKYFKEYDNIEITPVPCDYLISRKKWNFYDFLPDIQFLKANSSAWHEYLGLIKYNIEK from the coding sequence ATGTTATATGACATCTTTACTGCTTTTATTGAAATACCGGGGATTTTTATTTTTATAACGCTAATTCTCTTAATGTTAAAATTCATTAAAGATAAAAAATTTTATTATTCTCTCTTAGTTTTATCTATTACCTTCTATGCCTTTTCATCAGGGTGGTTTGCTAAGTTACTTGTTTTTCCATTGGAAAACAAATACGAACCTTTAGAGATTTCAAAAATAAGGCCATTAAACGAGCCAAGTATTATTATCATACTAGGTGGAGGAATCATCCCTGAAACCCCCGGAAGAGAGCTGGGAGAGTTATCTCATAGTGCGATGAAAAGAGTATACCAAGGATTTTTACTTTATCAGCAATTGAACTCTCCAATAATAGTTACCGGCGGTAAGCTTATGGGGATGCAGGTTGCTGAAGCAACAGTTATGAAAAATGAATTGATAAAACTAGGGGTTGAACCCGAAAATATCTTTGTTGAAGAACAAGCAAAAAATACAAAACAAAATGCCGAATTATCAATGCAAATAGTGGAAAATTATAAAATAGAAAAAGTTTTTCTTGTAACTAGTGCTATTCATTTGCCTAGAGCGATGAAATATTTTAAAGAATACGATAATATAGAGATCACCCCTGTTCCTTGTGATTATTTAATTTCTAGAAAAAAATGGAACTTCTACGATTTTTTACCTGATATTCAATTTTTAAAAGCAAATTCGTCAGCTTGGCATGAATACTTAGGATTAATCAAATACAATATAGAAAAATGA
- a CDS encoding lipopolysaccharide assembly protein LapB gives MQNIVKMNLDNDSVEITELTPFPILLCEFLYEGDFELMKADLKHNSKFIEESNKIEKLIKYLPGLNSNFVIYPFVLSEFISYLSEFNISYSDLAHISLNGLFDTVLLEADKKNFEFVKEVIEFILKIDPSFAPAYELMGSVLIEKGEIEEGGEYLEKAIKLDPWNIAALSELGELYFNLGEYEKAAEIWKKELELSPNNYVTYFMIADAYIQKESYEKAAHVLEKFLNRFPNSILGKYELSSIYENLSRKTEANELKEEILNSTPEYSSDIEVWAKVMFENQKYKEVQNFIEKFVEQNKDHQHFKLLLVIPYLKDKKIEEAKKIYNEVKENYMWYIYGLKDILNNNLSKDQLEEIEKV, from the coding sequence ATGCAGAACATAGTTAAAATGAATCTTGATAATGATTCAGTAGAGATCACAGAATTAACTCCGTTTCCGATTTTACTTTGTGAATTTCTATATGAAGGTGATTTTGAGTTAATGAAAGCGGATTTAAAGCATAATTCAAAATTTATAGAAGAATCTAATAAAATAGAAAAACTTATTAAATACTTACCTGGTTTAAATTCCAACTTCGTGATTTATCCTTTTGTACTTTCTGAATTCATTTCTTATCTTTCTGAGTTTAATATTAGTTATTCCGATTTAGCACATATTTCTTTGAACGGCTTATTCGATACTGTTCTTCTGGAAGCAGATAAAAAGAATTTTGAGTTTGTTAAAGAAGTCATAGAGTTTATATTAAAAATTGATCCAAGTTTCGCTCCAGCATATGAATTAATGGGTTCTGTTCTAATTGAAAAAGGAGAAATAGAAGAAGGCGGAGAATATTTAGAAAAAGCAATTAAATTAGATCCTTGGAATATAGCGGCTTTATCAGAATTGGGAGAACTGTATTTTAATCTAGGAGAATATGAAAAAGCAGCTGAAATTTGGAAAAAAGAATTAGAACTATCTCCTAATAATTATGTAACCTATTTTATGATAGCAGATGCTTATATTCAGAAAGAATCTTATGAAAAAGCTGCACATGTTTTAGAAAAATTCTTAAATAGATTTCCAAATAGCATACTTGGTAAGTATGAACTATCTTCAATTTATGAAAACCTGTCTAGAAAAACAGAAGCAAACGAATTAAAAGAAGAGATCTTAAATTCCACACCCGAATACTCCAGCGATATAGAAGTGTGGGCTAAAGTTATGTTCGAGAACCAAAAATATAAGGAAGTTCAGAATTTTATAGAAAAATTTGTGGAACAAAACAAAGACCATCAACATTTTAAACTTTTGTTAGTAATTCCTTATTTGAAAGATAAAAAGATAGAAGAAGCAAAGAAAATTTATAACGAAGTTAAAGAAAACTATATGTGGTATATATACGGATTAAAAGATATATTAAATAACAACTTATCGAAAGATCAATTAGAAGAGATAGAAAAGGTGTAA
- a CDS encoding encapsulin-associated ferritin-like protein, which produces MGDYHVPYEELSEKDRSFMFALNSLKEEIEAIDWYNQRASVSKDPTIKEVMEHNRDEEIEHAVMLIEWLRRNMEGWDEELKTYLFTDKPLLQVEEETLEGEEKSSSKGDLGLRDLKG; this is translated from the coding sequence ATGGGAGACTATCATGTACCCTACGAAGAACTTAGTGAAAAAGACCGTTCTTTTATGTTTGCGTTGAACAGTTTGAAGGAAGAGATTGAAGCAATTGATTGGTATAACCAGAGAGCATCAGTTTCAAAGGATCCTACTATAAAAGAAGTTATGGAACATAACAGAGACGAAGAAATTGAACATGCGGTAATGCTTATAGAATGGCTCAGAAGAAATATGGAAGGCTGGGATGAAGAATTAAAGACGTATCTTTTTACTGACAAACCATTATTGCAAGTTGAAGAAGAAACTTTAGAAGGAGAAGAAAAATCTTCTTCAAAGGGAGATTTAGGGTTAAGAGATTTGAAGGGGTAA
- a CDS encoding family 1 encapsulin nanocompartment shell protein: MDFLKRNLAPITEKAWKELEGRSREIFKNKLRMRKVVDIEGPYGWEYSSYNLGSNELVDNPRDGLGWGIRKSLPLIEARNTFVLKQWELDNIERGCQTPDLEGLETAAKQFAEFEDNIILKGLERANIVGLQKVAKENLVKSSNRDLKVFIKSLSESKKRFMEQGIEGPYTLLINREIWEELFSQNLSYPLDKLIEQIIDTTVKPIHNLEQSFFISNRGGDFKLILGQDISLGYQDKYEEDLKFFYTETFTFHILTPEAIIGLEL; encoded by the coding sequence ATGGACTTTTTAAAACGTAATTTAGCTCCAATAACAGAAAAAGCTTGGAAAGAATTAGAAGGAAGATCCAGAGAGATTTTTAAAAATAAATTAAGAATGAGAAAAGTAGTTGATATTGAAGGTCCTTATGGTTGGGAATATTCTTCTTACAATCTGGGTTCTAACGAACTAGTCGATAATCCAAGGGATGGTTTAGGATGGGGAATTAGGAAAAGTTTACCTCTTATAGAAGCTAGAAATACATTTGTTTTAAAACAGTGGGAATTAGATAACATAGAAAGAGGATGCCAGACTCCTGATTTAGAAGGCTTGGAAACAGCTGCAAAACAATTTGCAGAGTTTGAAGATAATATAATTTTAAAAGGATTAGAAAGAGCTAACATAGTTGGTTTACAAAAAGTAGCTAAAGAAAATTTAGTAAAAAGTTCTAATCGTGATTTGAAGGTTTTTATTAAGTCATTATCAGAATCAAAAAAGAGATTTATGGAGCAAGGAATTGAAGGGCCATATACTTTATTGATTAATAGGGAAATATGGGAAGAATTATTTTCACAAAATCTTTCTTATCCTTTGGACAAACTTATTGAACAAATAATTGATACTACAGTGAAACCAATTCATAACTTAGAACAGTCATTTTTTATTTCGAATAGAGGCGGAGATTTCAAATTAATTTTAGGTCAAGATATTTCGCTAGGATATCAAGATAAATATGAGGAAGATTTAAAGTTCTTTTACACGGAGACATTCACTTTTCACATTCTAACGCCAGAAGCAATAATTGGTTTGGAATTATAA
- the dnaA gene encoding chromosomal replication initiator protein DnaA, with the protein MDKDILLEKLRANMSRDSWNNWLSTAKILELDEEKVIIGLGNLFIKETVEKRFGSIIKDTINNITGKRLEIVFKEISIDKEHKQTVSGPIIKNRPLKLSDFNPEFTFDSFITGNSNRIAYYSALEVCKNPGKYNPLFIYGDVGLGKTHLLHAVGNYLMENSPDLKVKYITAEDFMNQMMDGIRASEMEKFRERFRKNIDFLLIDDVQFLIGKNTVQSELFHTFNTLFNSRKQIVICSDRTPQELATFHPRLISRFEMGLITDIQIPDKTTKYLIAKKMAQMISLQLTDDVAHYLAEHIDQNLRKLRGAIMNLLIQSQISGLPVNIESAKKIVDSMIRMNSNKLKFQSPEILESIKVDTLINAVANEFNIERKEIFSSSRKKDIALARQVLAYLFKTILKMKTKDISEKLDKNHSTIIHSIKKIEHSLLMGNDVVRDKINNVKEKLEGDRGLVAI; encoded by the coding sequence ATGGATAAAGATATACTACTTGAAAAACTTCGTGCTAATATGTCTCGAGATTCTTGGAACAATTGGCTTTCTACTGCGAAAATTCTAGAGCTTGATGAAGAAAAAGTTATAATCGGATTAGGTAATTTATTTATAAAAGAAACGGTCGAAAAAAGGTTCGGTTCAATAATTAAAGATACTATTAACAATATAACAGGCAAGAGGTTAGAAATCGTTTTTAAAGAAATTTCTATAGATAAGGAACATAAGCAAACTGTTAGTGGCCCTATTATAAAAAACAGACCATTGAAACTTTCTGATTTTAACCCCGAATTTACTTTTGATAGTTTTATTACAGGAAACTCAAATAGAATCGCTTATTATTCTGCTTTAGAAGTTTGTAAAAATCCCGGGAAATATAACCCTCTTTTTATTTATGGCGATGTGGGACTTGGCAAGACTCATTTACTTCACGCTGTCGGAAATTATTTAATGGAGAACTCCCCTGATTTGAAAGTTAAATATATTACTGCAGAAGATTTTATGAATCAGATGATGGATGGAATCAGAGCCAGTGAGATGGAGAAATTCAGGGAGCGGTTCAGGAAAAATATCGATTTTCTTTTAATAGATGATGTGCAATTTTTAATTGGTAAAAACACTGTTCAAAGTGAGCTTTTCCATACCTTTAACACACTTTTTAACTCAAGAAAACAGATAGTTATATGTTCTGATAGGACACCTCAAGAATTAGCAACATTTCATCCAAGGTTGATTAGCAGATTCGAAATGGGACTTATTACAGATATTCAAATACCTGATAAAACAACAAAATATTTAATAGCAAAAAAGATGGCTCAGATGATTTCTTTACAACTTACAGATGATGTCGCTCATTATTTAGCCGAACATATCGATCAGAACTTGCGAAAACTGCGCGGCGCTATAATGAATTTACTTATACAAAGTCAGATTTCAGGTTTACCTGTAAATATTGAATCGGCAAAAAAGATAGTAGATTCTATGATTCGCATGAATTCAAATAAATTAAAATTCCAATCTCCCGAGATACTTGAGTCTATAAAAGTCGACACTCTTATTAATGCTGTAGCTAATGAATTCAATATAGAACGTAAAGAAATTTTCTCTTCTTCAAGAAAAAAAGATATAGCTTTGGCTCGTCAAGTTCTAGCTTATCTTTTTAAGACAATATTAAAGATGAAAACTAAAGATATTTCGGAAAAACTAGATAAGAATCACTCTACTATTATTCATTCGATAAAGAAAATAGAACATTCTCTATTAATGGGGAATGATGTTGTAAGAGATAAAATAAACAATGTAAAAGAAAAACTCGAAGGAGATAGAGGATTAGTAGCAATTTAA
- a CDS encoding ABC transporter substrate-binding protein, whose product MKRYLLSALVLVGLFVGVWAQSTIVVGTTDKIRTLDPALCYDYFSSNILQNVLAGPVDYEVNSTEIVPNLFESWEVSEDGLEYIFHVKEGAVFEDGTPIDANVFKFSFDRVIKLGGDPAFLLSDIVEKTEVVSDYSFKVTLKYPFSAFVSVLGYTVAWPVNPNVFSADSFYDGAPSASGPYKVTEWIRDVRITLQANEKYFGEKPKTDRIIILFYENAATLRLALETGQIDVAFRHLDPRDIQDMKQTGNVQVIQGESPQIRMMVFNAQKAPFDDPLVRQAISLAIERDVIVEDVFLNMASPLYSLVPMGMWSHEDVFQDGDLDSAKQLLYQAGYDESNKLVIDLWYSPTHYGTTEADVVQVIMESLEKTGIIDVNLQYAEWATYVDYFLNGNMGMFLLGWYPDYIDPDDYLWPFLSESGARSMGSFYENPVTEAIMRAARIATDIETREKLYHLVQLDLAYNVPYVPLWQGIETVAAQKNIKGILLEPSQIFRYYLLYK is encoded by the coding sequence ATGAAAAGGTATTTGTTAAGTGCGTTAGTTTTGGTAGGTTTATTCGTAGGTGTTTGGGCACAATCAACCATCGTTGTTGGAACTACTGATAAAATAAGAACGTTAGATCCTGCGTTATGCTATGATTATTTTTCAAGTAATATATTACAAAATGTTTTAGCAGGACCTGTTGATTATGAAGTGAATTCAACGGAAATTGTGCCTAACCTTTTTGAGAGTTGGGAGGTTTCGGAAGACGGTTTGGAATACATATTTCATGTAAAAGAGGGAGCTGTTTTTGAAGATGGGACTCCTATTGATGCGAATGTTTTTAAATTTTCTTTCGATAGGGTTATAAAACTTGGAGGAGATCCAGCATTTTTACTTTCGGATATTGTAGAAAAAACTGAAGTAGTAAGTGATTATTCATTTAAAGTCACTCTAAAATATCCATTTTCAGCATTTGTATCAGTTTTAGGTTATACGGTAGCTTGGCCTGTTAATCCTAATGTATTTTCCGCTGACAGTTTTTATGATGGAGCTCCATCAGCTTCTGGGCCATATAAAGTTACAGAATGGATAAGGGATGTTAGAATTACCCTTCAAGCCAACGAAAAGTACTTTGGAGAAAAACCAAAAACTGATAGAATAATCATTTTGTTTTATGAAAATGCAGCAACTTTGAGATTAGCTCTGGAAACAGGTCAAATCGATGTGGCATTCAGACATCTCGATCCCAGAGATATTCAGGATATGAAGCAAACTGGAAACGTACAAGTTATTCAAGGGGAAAGTCCTCAAATTAGAATGATGGTTTTTAATGCTCAAAAAGCTCCATTTGATGATCCGTTGGTTAGACAGGCGATATCTTTAGCGATAGAAAGAGATGTAATAGTAGAAGATGTCTTTTTAAATATGGCATCACCTTTATATTCTCTTGTCCCTATGGGAATGTGGAGTCATGAAGATGTTTTTCAGGATGGAGATCTGGACTCTGCAAAACAACTTCTATATCAAGCAGGTTATGATGAAAGTAATAAATTAGTAATAGATCTTTGGTATAGTCCCACTCATTATGGAACAACAGAAGCCGATGTGGTCCAAGTAATTATGGAATCCTTAGAAAAAACAGGTATAATCGATGTCAATTTACAATATGCTGAATGGGCAACATATGTTGATTATTTCCTAAATGGAAATATGGGTATGTTCTTGCTAGGTTGGTACCCAGATTATATAGATCCCGATGATTATCTATGGCCATTTTTAAGTGAAAGTGGAGCACGATCTATGGGAAGTTTTTATGAAAATCCAGTAACTGAAGCTATTATGAGAGCGGCTAGAATAGCTACTGATATTGAAACAAGAGAAAAATTATATCATCTTGTTCAGTTAGATCTAGCTTATAATGTACCGTATGTACCACTATGGCAGGGGATTGAAACGGTGGCAGCTCAGAAGAATATAAAAGGGATCTTGTTAGAGCCATCGCAAATATTCAGATATTATTTGTTGTATAAATAG
- a CDS encoding ABC transporter permease: MSLRNYIIVRILLAIPMLFVLLIVIFVVIRIIPGDPVAAMLGGRASQEVIEARRAELGLNDPIVIQFVKYVGGLFKGDLGTSTMTGRPVLDEILERFPATLELSIFAFIIAVLIGIFWGSRAALKRDKPVDIVARGFSMLMYAVPVFWFGLMMQYIFGMQLRLLPIAGRISATVEFEQITGLFLLDSILRWNGVAFWDVLKHLILPGVTLGLVISSIFLRMVRNNTILTLTSDYVKSAKARGIPENRILYRHALRNALVPILTVMGLQLALLMAGAVLTETTFSWPGIGSYLIMKIRYRDFPAIQGTIVFFAIFVIIINIIVEIINALIDPRVRY; this comes from the coding sequence GTGTCTTTAAGAAATTATATTATTGTGAGAATCTTATTAGCTATACCCATGCTCTTTGTTCTTCTAATAGTTATATTCGTTGTAATTAGAATTATTCCAGGTGACCCAGTTGCAGCGATGCTTGGAGGAAGAGCTTCGCAAGAAGTAATTGAAGCTAGAAGAGCAGAACTTGGTTTGAATGATCCCATTGTAATACAATTTGTTAAATATGTAGGAGGCTTGTTTAAGGGTGATTTAGGAACTTCTACAATGACTGGAAGGCCAGTTCTTGATGAAATATTAGAAAGGTTTCCAGCAACTTTAGAATTATCCATATTTGCTTTTATTATAGCGGTATTGATAGGAATATTTTGGGGATCAAGAGCGGCTTTAAAAAGAGATAAGCCTGTAGATATTGTTGCAAGAGGATTTTCAATGCTTATGTATGCAGTGCCTGTGTTTTGGTTTGGATTAATGATGCAATATATTTTTGGAATGCAGCTGAGGCTACTTCCAATTGCAGGAAGGATTAGCGCTACAGTCGAATTCGAACAAATAACAGGGTTATTTTTGTTAGATTCTATCTTAAGATGGAATGGGGTGGCTTTTTGGGATGTTCTAAAACATTTAATCTTACCAGGAGTAACTCTTGGATTAGTTATTTCAAGTATATTTTTAAGAATGGTTAGAAATAATACGATATTAACTTTAACCTCAGATTATGTTAAATCTGCTAAAGCAAGAGGAATTCCTGAGAATAGAATACTATATAGACATGCTTTAAGGAACGCTTTAGTGCCTATTTTAACTGTAATGGGTTTACAATTGGCTCTACTGATGGCAGGTGCTGTGTTGACGGAAACTACTTTTTCATGGCCAGGAATAGGGAGTTACTTGATCATGAAAATACGATATAGAGATTTTCCTGCAATTCAAGGCACAATCGTATTTTTTGCGATTTTTGTAATAATTATAAATATTATAGTAGAAATAATTAACGCATTAATAGACCCCAGGGTTAGATACTGA
- a CDS encoding ABC transporter permease, with protein MEEKKFVSSKIAKRFSRIFKGSNAWITFVGLVILIFYVFLAIFSPQIAPYDPTARVGRSLTPPSSEFWFGTDNLGRDVFSRVVYGARIALTIAFVSVLIASVIGIPLGLLSGFVGGIFDRIMTIIMDAIYSFPGLILAIAIAAFLGPGVLNIAISIAVVYIPTYFRVIRNQVASVKNELYVDGARAIGASNLSILGKYILPNVLPSVVVVLSMNLADAIMTEAGLSFLGLGIAPPTPDWGFDLSNGQRFILSGAWWALTFPGIAIMTVTLGFSMFSEGLNEMLNPTIRERR; from the coding sequence ATGGAAGAAAAAAAATTTGTTTCCTCAAAAATAGCAAAACGTTTTTCTAGAATTTTTAAAGGTTCAAATGCGTGGATTACTTTTGTTGGTTTAGTTATTTTAATATTTTATGTTTTCTTAGCTATTTTCTCTCCGCAGATAGCTCCTTATGATCCTACTGCACGTGTAGGAAGATCTTTGACACCTCCGAGTAGCGAATTTTGGTTTGGAACGGATAATCTTGGCAGGGATGTCTTTAGTAGAGTTGTTTATGGCGCAAGGATAGCATTGACAATAGCTTTTGTTTCTGTATTGATTGCATCAGTTATAGGCATACCCTTAGGATTATTATCTGGTTTTGTCGGGGGTATTTTTGATAGAATCATGACAATCATCATGGATGCAATTTATTCTTTCCCTGGATTAATACTAGCAATAGCTATTGCAGCCTTTTTAGGACCAGGTGTTTTGAATATAGCTATTTCTATAGCTGTTGTTTACATCCCTACCTATTTTAGAGTTATTAGAAATCAAGTAGCGTCTGTAAAAAACGAACTATATGTAGATGGAGCCAGAGCAATAGGGGCTTCAAACTTGTCAATTTTGGGTAAATATATATTGCCTAATGTACTTCCTTCTGTAGTGGTTGTCCTTTCTATGAATTTGGCGGACGCAATAATGACAGAAGCGGGTCTAAGCTTTTTGGGTTTAGGAATAGCTCCTCCAACTCCTGATTGGGGATTCGATCTGAGTAATGGTCAGAGATTCATTTTGAGTGGTGCATGGTGGGCGCTAACTTTCCCTGGCATTGCCATAATGACCGTAACACTTGGTTTTTCTATGTTTAGTGAAGGTTTAAATGAGATGTTGAATCCTACAATAAGAGAAAGAAGGTAA
- a CDS encoding ABC transporter ATP-binding protein — translation MLEINNLKVYYKSDDGLIKAVDDVSFKVNDGETLGLVGESGCGKSTLGQALMKILPRNAQIYGEIILNENEILKMNEKQMRKIRGKDITMIFQDPMTSLNPIMKVKDLFIEMVQAHFPDISEEEAIGMGGRVLKDVGIDPSRMSQYTFQFSGGMRQRVMIALGLVLKPSFVISDEPTTSLDVIVQAQIIELMQKLRDEYQMSMLLITHDLGVVAQLADRIGVMYAGHLVEISSKENIYYNPKHPYTKALLESIPNTDIKNKNLKYIPGSPPNLINPPKGCRFAPRCEYVMDVCKEQEPKTYNVEGSNVKCWLYEKSRQLKKVNVGGFDG, via the coding sequence GTGTTAGAAATTAACAATTTAAAAGTCTATTATAAAAGTGATGATGGATTAATTAAAGCAGTTGATGATGTCAGCTTTAAGGTTAATGATGGAGAAACATTAGGCTTGGTAGGAGAGTCAGGTTGTGGTAAATCAACCTTAGGGCAGGCTCTTATGAAAATACTTCCAAGAAATGCTCAGATTTATGGGGAAATTATTTTAAATGAAAATGAAATATTGAAGATGAACGAAAAACAAATGAGAAAAATTCGAGGAAAAGATATTACTATGATTTTTCAGGATCCAATGACGTCTTTAAACCCTATTATGAAAGTAAAGGATTTATTTATTGAGATGGTTCAAGCGCATTTTCCTGATATATCTGAGGAAGAAGCGATAGGAATGGGAGGAAGGGTTTTAAAAGATGTAGGAATTGATCCAAGTAGAATGAGCCAATACACATTTCAATTTAGTGGAGGAATGAGACAAAGAGTGATGATTGCATTAGGTTTGGTTTTAAAACCATCGTTTGTAATTTCCGATGAACCAACTACTTCATTGGACGTTATAGTTCAGGCTCAAATTATTGAATTAATGCAAAAACTTAGAGATGAATATCAAATGTCTATGTTGCTTATTACTCATGATTTAGGTGTAGTTGCTCAACTTGCCGATAGGATAGGAGTTATGTACGCAGGTCATTTAGTTGAAATTTCTTCAAAAGAAAATATTTATTACAATCCAAAACATCCGTACACTAAGGCACTTCTTGAATCTATTCCGAATACAGACATTAAAAACAAGAATTTAAAATATATTCCTGGTAGCCCACCGAACCTGATAAATCCTCCAAAAGGTTGTCGGTTTGCCCCAAGGTGTGAGTATGTAATGGATGTTTGTAAAGAACAAGAACCAAAAACTTATAATGTAGAAGGTTCTAACGTAAAATGTTGGCTTTACGAAAAAAGTAGACAATTAAAGAAAGTTAATGTGGGTGGTTTTGATGGATGA